Part of the Geodermatophilus obscurus DSM 43160 genome is shown below.
GCGCCGGCGGCGCCGCCCACCCCGGGGACGGGACTGGTCATCGGTCGCTCCTCTCAGACCCGGACGTCCAGGCCGGACGACGGGGTGGCGGTGTTCCCGGGGGCGGTGCGGCCCGGGTCGGCCTCGGTGCCGCGCAGCCACGGCCGGTCGCGACCGTCGGGCTGCCCCTGCTGGCCGGCGCGCTCGCCGGTCGCCTGCTGCTGGGCCGACGCCCACGACGCTCCGGCGTCCCGGTCGACCGAGGCGTTGGTGCAGGTGAGCCCGGCGCTCGCCAGGTCGCGGCGGAGGTCCGGCAGGGCCTCCAGCAGGGCGGCGCGGCCGACCTCCGTGGCGCTCTTCAGCGCGAGGTCGACCGAGCCCTGGCTCAGGGTCACCTGGACCTCGACCGGCCCGAGGGTCTCCGGGGTGAGCACCACGGTCATGGTGTGCGTGCCGTCCGGGGCGGTGCGCAGGACGGCGACCTGCTGCGCGACCTGACCGGAGACCGGCGGTGCCGGCGCCGGTGGGGCGGTCGGCTCGGTGGCCGGCGCCGGTGCCGTCGTCGGGACGGCGGGAGCGGCCACCGCGGCGGGGCTCGCGCCCGGGGCCGGGGCCGGGGCAGCCGCCGGGGCGTCCTGGTCGGGGGCGGAGCCGGTGCCGGTGCCGCTGCCCGCGCCCTCGGCCGGAGCCGGGGCCGCGGCCGGCTGGGGGAGCGGGACGACGCTGTCCGGGGCCACGAGCTCCGGTGCCGTCGGGGTCGCGGGCGCGTCCGCAGCGGCGAGCACGACGGTGATCCCGGGGAGCGGGTCGGCCGTGGCGGTCATCGGGGCCGGCCCGGGGGTGGCGGGCAGGACGGCGTCGGCCGCCGGGGCGTCCGGGACGGGGACCGCGCCGGCCGGCGATCCGGCAGGCGATCCGGCCGTCGATCCGGTCGGGGCAGGCGTGGGGACGCCGGCGGACGGTACCGCCGCGGGGACGCCGTCCAGGACGACGTGCGGCGCGGCCACGGTGCCGGCCGCGACGGTGTCGGCCACGGCGGCGACCGCGGAGCCGGCGTGGTCGACGGCGTTCGCCGGTCCGGGCGCTCCCGGGCCGATGCCGGTGAGCAGCGCCCACAGGCCCGGGGGCATGCCGGCGCCGGAGACGGCGGGCTGTCCGGCGACGGGCTGCTCGGCGACGGGCTGCTCGCCGGCCGGGGTCTCGGGAGCCGGCTCGGCCGGGGCGCCGTCGGTCTCCGCGGCGCGCTCCTGGCCACGGGGGCCGCCCTGCCCGCCGGCGACCGCGTCGTCCAGGGCGGAGGCGAAGCGCTCCCGCCCGCCGGGTGCGTCGGTCGCGGCCGGGCTCGCGGGGGCCGGCGCGGGCGCCGGCGCGGCCGGTGCCAGGGGAGCTGTCATCGGAGGGCCTCTGCCTTCCTCATCACGCTGCGGACGTAGTTCTGCGTCTCGGCGTACGGCGGGATGCCGCCGTACCGGCGGACGGTGCCGGGCCCGGCGTTGTAGGCGGCCAGGCCCAGCTCGGTGGAGCCGAACTGCTCGGTCAGGTCGGCCAGGTAGCGGGCCGCGCCGTCGACGGCCGAGGCCGGGTCGAACGGGTCGACGCCGAGCCCGCGGGCGGTGGCGGGCATGAACTGCATGAGCCCCTGGGCGCCTGCGGGGGAGACCGCGGAGGCGTTGAACCCGGACTCCTGCTGCGCGACGGCGGCGAGCAGCGCCGGGTCGACGCCGTGCCGGCTGCCGGCCCGGGTGAACAAGTCGGCGTACGGCACGCCGGACAGGGACGCGGCGGACGCCGGGGACGCCGCGTGCGACGCCGACCCGGCGGGCAGCACGCGGCGGATGACCGACGGGTTCCCGACGTCCTGCACCTTCACGACCTCGCCGGCCTGCGGGGCGGCGATCATCTTGCCGTCGCCGACGTAGATGCCGACGTGGTCGATGCCCGGGCGCCCGGAGGAGTGGTCGAAGAACACCAGGTCGCCCGGGCGCGCCTCGGCCAGGTTCGCCACCGGCCGGCCGGCCGTGGCCTGCTGCGAGGAGGTGCGCGGCAGGTCGATGCCGAGGTTGCCGTAGACGAGCTTGGTGAAGCCGGAGCAGTCCAGGCCCTTGGCCGGGTCGGTGCCGCCCCACAGGTAGGGGACGCCGAGGTACTTGCGGGCCTCGGCGACGACGGCGCCCTCGGACGCGCTGCCGGCGGTGCCCGGAGCGGTCGCGGTGGCGGCACCGGTGCCGGTGAGTCCGGCGGCGGTGGCGGCCGCGGTCCAGTCGGCGGAGGCCGCCGGACGCGGCGCGGTGAGGAAGCGGGCCTGGATCTCGCTGATCCGGGACTGCACCGCGGTCAGTCCGTCCACGCCGCCTCCCCGTCGGTGCGGGTGCGGCGGCCGGAGCGGCCGGTGACGAGGTCGTCCACGGTCCTCTCCTCGGCAGCCTGCTCGGCCAGTCGCACCGCCTGGAGGTGTCGTTCTCGCAACCGCTCCAGCCCCTTGGTGCGCTGGGCGGCCGCGGTCCACGCCGCGCGGACCAGCTCGGCCTGCTCGGCCGACGCGGTCGCCAGCGACCGGGCCGCGGCGGCGTCCTCGGCGGCCAGCCGGCCGAGCACCATCGCGGCGGCGAAGGCGCCGGAGGAGACCGGTCCGGCCGGCAGGACGGCGGCCACCGCAGCCTCGGCCTCGGCGGCGCGGCGGTCGGCGTCGGCGGCGGCCCGGGCGGCCTCGGCGGCGGCGAGCGCGGCCGCCCGCTCCTCGGTGCGGCGCACCTCGAGGACCGGTTGCAGCCGGAAGGCGGCCCGCTTCACCGGCGCGGCCTGGTCACTGAGGACCGACGGCGGAACTCCGCGAGCTCCGTCATGCCGACCTCACGATGCGGTTCAACCACGCCCACGAGTCACCGGCCGGGGTCAGCTCGCCCGTCGGCTGCTGCAGGAACGACTCGATCGCCGGCGCCAGCTGGCGGGCGCGGTCGACCAGCGGGTCGGTGCCGGCCTGGTAGGCGCCGATCTCGATGAGCTCCTTGACGTCGCGCAGCGCGCCCATGAGTCGGCGCACCTCGCGGGCGTCGGCCATCTGCGCCGGCGGCACGACCGCGGTGGCCACGCGGGAGATGGACTCCAGCACGTCGATGGCCGGGAAGTGCCCGGCGGTGGCGAGCTTGCGGGTCAGCACCACGTGGCCGTCGAGGATGGAGCGGGCGGTGTCGGCGATCGGCTCGTTGTGGTCGTCGCCGTCCACCAGCACGGTGTAGAGGCCGGTGATCGAGCCGACGGCCGCCGTCCCGGCCTTCTCCAGCAGCTTGGGCATCATCGCGAAGACGCTCGGCGGGTAGCCGCGGGTCGCCGGGGGCTCGCCCGCCGACAGACCCACCTCGCGCTGCGCCATCGCGGTGCGGGTGATCGAGTCCATCATCAGCAGCACGTCACGGCCCTGGTCGCGGAAGCCCTCGGCGATGCGGGTGGCGACGAACGCCGCCTTCAGCCGCACCAGCGGCGGCTCGTCGGAGGTGGCGACGACGACGACGGTGCGGGCCATCCCCTCTGCGCCGAGGTTCTCCTCGAGGAACTCGCGCACCTCGCGGCCACGCTCGCCGATCAGGCCGATGACCCGGACGTCGGCGTCGGTGCCGCGGGTGATCTGCGCCAGCAGCGTCGACTTGCCCACGCCGGAGCCGGCGAAGATGCCGAGGCGCTGGCCCTTGCCGAGCGGCACCATCGTGTCCAGCACCCGGACGCCGGAGGCCAGCGGTTCCTCGACGCGGGTGCGTGCCAGGGC
Proteins encoded:
- a CDS encoding flagellar hook-length control protein FliK, yielding MTAPLAPAAPAPAPAPASPAATDAPGGRERFASALDDAVAGGQGGPRGQERAAETDGAPAEPAPETPAGEQPVAEQPVAGQPAVSGAGMPPGLWALLTGIGPGAPGPANAVDHAGSAVAAVADTVAAGTVAAPHVVLDGVPAAVPSAGVPTPAPTGSTAGSPAGSPAGAVPVPDAPAADAVLPATPGPAPMTATADPLPGITVVLAAADAPATPTAPELVAPDSVVPLPQPAAAPAPAEGAGSGTGTGSAPDQDAPAAAPAPAPGASPAAVAAPAVPTTAPAPATEPTAPPAPAPPVSGQVAQQVAVLRTAPDGTHTMTVVLTPETLGPVEVQVTLSQGSVDLALKSATEVGRAALLEALPDLRRDLASAGLTCTNASVDRDAGASWASAQQQATGERAGQQGQPDGRDRPWLRGTEADPGRTAPGNTATPSSGLDVRV
- a CDS encoding lytic transglycosylase domain-containing protein, which translates into the protein MDGLTAVQSRISEIQARFLTAPRPAASADWTAAATAAGLTGTGAATATAPGTAGSASEGAVVAEARKYLGVPYLWGGTDPAKGLDCSGFTKLVYGNLGIDLPRTSSQQATAGRPVANLAEARPGDLVFFDHSSGRPGIDHVGIYVGDGKMIAAPQAGEVVKVQDVGNPSVIRRVLPAGSASHAASPASAASLSGVPYADLFTRAGSRHGVDPALLAAVAQQESGFNASAVSPAGAQGLMQFMPATARGLGVDPFDPASAVDGAARYLADLTEQFGSTELGLAAYNAGPGTVRRYGGIPPYAETQNYVRSVMRKAEALR
- a CDS encoding flagellar FliJ family protein: MKRAAFRLQPVLEVRRTEERAAALAAAEAARAAADADRRAAEAEAAVAAVLPAGPVSSGAFAAAMVLGRLAAEDAAAARSLATASAEQAELVRAAWTAAAQRTKGLERLRERHLQAVRLAEQAAEERTVDDLVTGRSGRRTRTDGEAAWTD
- a CDS encoding FliI/YscN family ATPase; translation: MTTGLLDRARAAARPQVTGSVVGAMGLTLSVEGAVAAVGDLVEINPSPSGGLLAEVVAVSRERLTCMPLGELSGVHAGARVRATGMPLQVPVGEALLGRVLDGLGRPVDGGPPLDQSLEFVDLASETPHALARTRVEEPLASGVRVLDTMVPLGKGQRLGIFAGSGVGKSTLLAQITRGTDADVRVIGLIGERGREVREFLEENLGAEGMARTVVVVATSDEPPLVRLKAAFVATRIAEGFRDQGRDVLLMMDSITRTAMAQREVGLSAGEPPATRGYPPSVFAMMPKLLEKAGTAAVGSITGLYTVLVDGDDHNEPIADTARSILDGHVVLTRKLATAGHFPAIDVLESISRVATAVVPPAQMADAREVRRLMGALRDVKELIEIGAYQAGTDPLVDRARQLAPAIESFLQQPTGELTPAGDSWAWLNRIVRSA